The nucleotide window GAAAAGCTCAGAGGCAATAACTATGGCCACACCATTCCCACAGAAAGCTCACGTCCCCATTCGCACCCCAGTGAGCTTTCTGCAGAGACAGTGCAGAAAGTCATAGAGTACAGACTCAAGTACCAGCGGTGTGCAGAAGTGATTCACTATTTTCTGGAAAGAGATGGCTACGAAGTGAGTCTTTCCAGTGTGAAGAGAACACTCAAAAGGAACGAGATGACCAAATACAGCAAGTGGAAGAAGTGGCACCAGTATGAGGAAAGACCGCGGCCTGAAAAACCAGGCATATTGGTGCAAATAGACACGATTGTGGATGGGCCTTATTATGACAGACTTTATGTATACACTATGCTGGACGTGTGCAGCAGATGGGCCTCTGCTATGCCGGTGATGAAGATTGGAACCCACGCAAGTTGGGAGTTTATTCAGCACTCACAAGAAGACATGCCCTTTGAACTTAAAATGATCCAGACAGACCATGGAAGTGAGTTTTCCAAGTGGCTCACTAAAACGCTTGTAGCTAATGAAATTCAGCACAGGCATTCAAGAGTACGAACACCCACAGACAATGCCTATGTGGAGAGATTCAACAGAACCATCCAGGAGGAATGCCTCTCCCGAGTCCCAAAGACTTTAGAGGCTTACAAAAAAGCAATCCCTGACTTCCTTCACTATTACAATTTTGAACGTCCTCACATGGGTCTTCACATGCTAACTCCTAACGAAGTGATGCAAAGCTATTGATTACA belongs to Candidatus Peregrinibacteria bacterium and includes:
- a CDS encoding IS481 family transposase, encoding MAYTQNPHLPRVRMEAAKLVLEKGWSTREVARHTGFNQSSIVRWVEKLRGNNYGHTIPTESSRPHSHPSELSAETVQKVIEYRLKYQRCAEVIHYFLERDGYEVSLSSVKRTLKRNEMTKYSKWKKWHQYEERPRPEKPGILVQIDTIVDGPYYDRLYVYTMLDVCSRWASAMPVMKIGTHASWEFIQHSQEDMPFELKMIQTDHGSEFSKWLTKTLVANEIQHRHSRVRTPTDNAYVERFNRTIQEECLSRVPKTLEAYKKAIPDFLHYYNFERPHMGLHMLTPNEVMQSY